Genomic DNA from bacterium:
CAATGTATTTCACCACATCCACCCCGACAAGCGTTCCAGGGAGGCGGCGTCCATGACCAGGATGCTCAATGGGGGAGGAGAACTTTTCTTTTTCGAGCATAACCCCTACAACCCGGTGACGAGGAGGATAGTGAGCACCTGCCCCCTGGACAAGGATGCAGTGCTTATCCGTCCCGGTGAGGCATCGGACCTCCTCGGGTCGGCAGGCCTGGTCGTCCACAGGAGAAGCTACACTCTCTTTTTGCCCGCGGCTCTGAGTTTTCTCAGGCCCTTAGAGCACCTGCTGGGGTGGTTACCCCTGGGAGGTCAGTATTTTCTTCACGGCGTTTTGCCGGATGGAAGAATTAATTCTGATGCCAGGTAAAGGACCGTGGAAAAAAGATGGACAGGCCGGACGCGAAGTGCCGGGGATGCCTGCCCTGTGGCTGCTGCTGATCGTTTTTCTCCTCGCCCTCCTGGTAAGAATCCCCCTGGCCCTTCACGACCTGCCGTACTATTCCATCGATGAGAACGATGTGGTGGAACTGTCCCATTCTTTCGTGGCAGGTGAATGGGATCCTCACTGGTACAAATACGGTCCCCTGTTCAGTTACCTGCTGGCCATCATTTTCACGTTATTCAAATGGTTCACAAGCCTGGTACTGGGTTGGACGACGACAGACTATCTTTCCCGGGTGTTCTTCGATCCTGCTTCATTTTACTTCATTGCCCGGATGATGCATGGGCTCGTGATCCTGGCGTCGGCGTGGATGATGGTTCGGTTTGCTGCGCGTTACTTTAATTCCAGGGTGGCCCTTATCGCCCTCCTCCTCGGAACCGCCCCCGTGGCCGACCTCGCCACCCAGAATGCTTTCACCGTCAGGATAGACACCGTACAAGGCCTCTTTTCCCTTGCGGCGATCTATTTTGCGGCTGGCTTTTCCCCGGGGAAGAGCGGACGGAGGGTCTACATGCTGTCCGGCCTCATGGCCGGCCTGTGCATCGCCGCCAAGCCGCTGCAGGGAATTCTTGTTCTGCCAACCCTGTTCCTCGGCCACCTGCTGGCAACCCGACCCGGAGATGGAGGACCGTTCCTTGGGGATATCGGAAAGAGACTGTTGTCCCGCAACTGGGGCACGCTGCTGCTGGGAATCCTCATCTCGCATTCGCTGGCCAATCCCTACTCGATCCTCAGTTTTGGCGCTTTTTTCAGGGAACAGATCGAGGTTGTTTTCTCAAAAGCCGCCCAGGGCGGGATGACCGCCGGTTACGATGTGGCCTGGTTCACCGATAGCGGCGGGTGGTTCCTCCTTGTGGCGGTCGCAGCGGCAGTCATCGCCTTTATCTGGAGAAGAGATACCCCATCACGGCTGCTTCTGGCCTATTCGGTCACCTTCTGTGGCGCCTATCTCTTCTTCGAAGTGAGGCCATACTGGTACAATGCGGTGCTTCCGGCGCTTCTTCTGATGGTCGCGGTTTCGATTTCCGACTTGACCTCCTGGCGTCGTCACCCCACCCGGATATCACCGTTCATCACGGCTGTTGTTATCACAGCCGCTCTGGTTGCGATTCCGTGGGCCAGAACCGTACCTTCGGCCATCGGTTCGTGGCGGGGCAACCCTACCGTTGAGAAGCGAGCTGACAGGGCGGCCCAGAGATGGATCGAGGCCAACATCCATGCCGGGTCCCGGCTACTTTGCGTCGGATGGTATGCCATCGACCTCCCAAGGTTGGTGGCGACCCCGGCGACCGACCAGGCCAGGTGGGGTGAACACTTCATGTACAATCGTGACCGCAACGTGTCCTGGATCGAAGAATTCAGTCTTGCCTATGACCGATACAGCTCAGAGGGGGGATTGACCTACCGGATCGTGAACATACGTGCTTACTATCAGGATGAT
This window encodes:
- a CDS encoding class I SAM-dependent methyltransferase yields the protein MDFDEHAEKYDDLLMEKLAFFEGDDAYFASYKARIVRDLIRTEPESILEFGCGTGRNITAMRELFPGARLAGCDISAKSLEVAAKRCPYAEFFQLLSDEGPVPNRYDLIFVANVFHHIHPDKRSREAASMTRMLNGGGELFFFEHNPYNPVTRRIVSTCPLDKDAVLIRPGEASDLLGSAGLVVHRRSYTLFLPAALSFLRPLEHLLGWLPLGGQYFLHGVLPDGRINSDAR